A single Gemmatimonadaceae bacterium DNA region contains:
- the paaD gene encoding 1,2-phenylacetyl-CoA epoxidase subunit PaaD has product MQRTATRESIMEILTEVKDPELPVIDIVELGIVRDVVFDENGVRVDVTPTYSGCPAMEVIERDIVTTLNAHGFGDVRVRTTFLPSWTTDWLTDATKQKLKDYGIAPPGAVEASRGGIAELVTLRRARPAAECPYCGSANTEERSEFGSTACKAIHFCNGCHQPFDRFKSL; this is encoded by the coding sequence ATGCAGCGCACCGCGACGCGCGAGTCCATTATGGAGATTCTCACCGAGGTCAAGGATCCCGAGCTTCCGGTGATCGACATTGTCGAGCTTGGTATCGTGCGCGATGTCGTGTTCGACGAAAACGGCGTAAGGGTTGACGTGACGCCGACCTATTCGGGATGTCCGGCGATGGAGGTGATCGAGCGTGACATTGTCACGACGCTAAATGCGCATGGGTTCGGGGACGTGCGGGTGCGAACGACTTTCTTGCCGTCGTGGACTACGGATTGGCTGACCGATGCAACTAAACAAAAGTTGAAGGACTACGGGATTGCTCCGCCGGGTGCGGTTGAAGCATCGCGGGGGGGGATCGCCGAGCTGGTAACACTGCGGCGGGCGAGGCCGGCGGCCGAGTGTCCGTACTGCGGATCAGCGAATACCGAGGAGCGGAGTGAGTTCGGCTCGACCGCGTGCAAGGCGATTCATTTCTGTAATGGGTGTCACCAGCCGTTCGATCGGTTCAAAAGTTTGTAA
- a CDS encoding protein kinase, translating to MTSAFDRLSEDLAGQYRLEREIGAGGMATVYLATDLRHERQVAVKVLRPDLSASIGSERFFQEIRIAARLGHPHIVPLLDSGAVGAERATLYYVMPYITGESLRQRLAREGELPVPDAVRIMRDVADALAHAHDHGVVHRDIKPENILLSGRHALVTDFGVAKAVSDAAGRSRVTTAGVALGTPAYMAPEQAVADPHVDHRADVYALGVVGYEMVAGEPPFTGVTPQQVLAAHVTELPRHVTARRQGVPAALADAIMRCLEKKAADRWQTAGALLTQLELVQTPTGGSTPTDTRPYPAVSANAHRRWTVAAVAAALIVVVAALGIWGGRSFSSRSSAVSLRDRTQLTFTGRIQTPSISPDGKQLAYVTKECTETTCAYAVDVQDIGGAASRRVLEAAASAYFIEWSPDRRHLLVTGTIGRRWGTHLVALLGGQPRWVGTGGSFGGGATFFAGGDSLLLMPSTGIDSVQWIRVTTLAGAVHDSIRIETEGSRSAGIAAVPGTQWIILSLVKSSLLQQRIIDRQGREVGRITGPSGPVRTSGDALWQSGARDAIALWQSGAGEAVRAITRTPLDPSSGRLGSRTDTVYAGRFTSFSVTADGGALVVDDGAYQHSVYALEMSDVLAGRFPDSRRLARASTPIWAHLSPDGSRALLWRTVPATSGATEFRWSLRLFEGATESPLSLPAGTHRAFWEDPATLAISVLDGTGRSLSLLDIETGRRRHEFAVDSIAWDFEPLPGGGWMWIPDGGQTVQIHAAGQTRTVPKPPWYDVITEVSASPRGRAALKGWNVATSDSMRLSEISLTDGAVIPWATEFVDDGRFRVLADGSMFFLAWEAASTAVLYHVTAPGVQRRLGVVPRPITGLSVSDDLKRAVVFTEDYFGDAWISRVTGR from the coding sequence CTGACCTCGGCCTTCGATCGCCTATCCGAAGACCTTGCCGGCCAATACCGCCTCGAGCGTGAAATCGGCGCGGGCGGCATGGCTACCGTTTATCTCGCGACCGACCTCCGTCATGAGCGGCAGGTCGCTGTTAAAGTGCTACGCCCGGATCTGTCGGCTTCCATCGGGAGCGAACGCTTCTTTCAGGAAATCCGCATCGCGGCGCGCCTCGGGCATCCGCATATCGTGCCGCTGCTCGATTCCGGCGCTGTGGGCGCCGAACGCGCGACTCTTTATTACGTCATGCCGTACATCACCGGCGAGTCGTTGCGACAACGGCTTGCGCGTGAAGGCGAGCTGCCGGTGCCGGACGCGGTTCGCATCATGCGCGACGTGGCCGATGCGCTGGCGCACGCGCATGATCACGGGGTGGTGCACCGCGACATCAAGCCGGAGAACATCCTGCTCAGCGGCCGGCATGCACTGGTTACTGACTTCGGCGTCGCGAAAGCGGTGAGCGATGCCGCAGGCCGCAGCCGGGTGACCACCGCTGGCGTGGCGCTCGGCACGCCGGCGTACATGGCGCCGGAGCAGGCAGTTGCCGATCCTCATGTGGATCACCGCGCCGATGTCTACGCCCTCGGAGTGGTCGGCTACGAGATGGTGGCGGGCGAACCGCCATTCACTGGCGTGACGCCGCAGCAGGTGCTGGCCGCGCACGTGACCGAGCTTCCGCGGCACGTCACGGCGCGACGCCAGGGTGTACCGGCGGCTCTGGCCGACGCGATCATGCGTTGTCTCGAGAAAAAAGCCGCCGACCGATGGCAGACAGCCGGCGCGCTGCTGACGCAGCTCGAGCTGGTCCAGACGCCCACCGGCGGCAGCACGCCCACCGACACGCGGCCGTACCCGGCGGTCAGCGCGAATGCCCACCGGCGTTGGACTGTGGCGGCGGTCGCTGCTGCCCTTATCGTCGTCGTCGCGGCATTGGGCATCTGGGGCGGCCGCTCGTTCTCCAGCCGGTCGTCAGCAGTGAGCCTGCGCGACCGCACCCAGCTCACCTTCACTGGCCGCATCCAGACGCCGTCGATCTCGCCCGACGGCAAGCAGCTCGCATACGTCACCAAGGAGTGCACGGAAACCACCTGCGCCTACGCCGTGGACGTGCAGGACATCGGCGGGGCGGCAAGCCGGCGCGTGCTGGAGGCCGCAGCGTCGGCATACTTCATAGAATGGAGTCCCGACCGGCGGCACCTGCTAGTAACCGGGACTATTGGCCGCCGGTGGGGAACCCACCTCGTTGCCCTGCTGGGAGGTCAACCCCGCTGGGTGGGAACGGGCGGCAGCTTCGGCGGCGGCGCGACGTTCTTTGCGGGTGGTGATTCGCTGTTGCTAATGCCGTCGACGGGGATCGACAGCGTCCAGTGGATTCGGGTGACGACGCTGGCGGGCGCGGTACACGACAGCATACGTATTGAGACAGAAGGGTCGCGGTCCGCTGGCATCGCGGCTGTGCCCGGCACGCAGTGGATCATCCTGTCGCTGGTGAAGTCATCGCTCCTGCAGCAGCGGATCATCGATCGGCAGGGCCGGGAGGTTGGACGCATCACCGGACCTTCAGGGCCCGTCCGGACGAGCGGCGACGCGCTGTGGCAGAGCGGCGCGCGTGACGCGATCGCGCTGTGGCAGAGCGGCGCGGGTGAAGCGGTCAGAGCCATCACGCGAACCCCGCTCGATCCTAGCTCAGGCCGCCTGGGCTCGCGCACCGATACCGTCTACGCCGGCCGTTTCACAAGCTTCTCGGTGACCGCCGACGGAGGCGCGCTGGTGGTGGACGACGGCGCGTACCAGCACAGCGTTTATGCACTGGAAATGTCGGATGTGCTCGCTGGCCGGTTTCCCGACAGCCGCCGGCTCGCGCGCGCGTCCACTCCTATCTGGGCTCACCTTTCACCCGACGGTAGCCGGGCCCTGCTCTGGCGTACCGTGCCTGCCACTTCTGGCGCCACAGAATTTCGCTGGTCCCTTCGGTTATTTGAGGGCGCGACCGAGTCTCCGCTGAGCCTTCCGGCGGGCACCCACCGCGCCTTCTGGGAGGACCCGGCAACCCTCGCGATATCGGTGCTTGACGGAACTGGACGCAGCCTGTCGCTTCTGGATATTGAAACCGGGAGGCGCCGGCACGAGTTCGCTGTTGATTCCATTGCCTGGGACTTTGAACCCCTTCCCGGCGGAGGGTGGATGTGGATCCCGGATGGCGGACAAACCGTCCAGATCCATGCAGCGGGGCAGACGCGTACCGTTCCGAAGCCCCCGTGGTACGATGTCATCACGGAGGTGAGTGCCTCCCCGCGCGGCCGCGCAGCGCTCAAGGGATGGAACGTCGCAACCTCCGACAGTATGCGCCTGAGCGAGATCTCGCTCACTGACGGTGCCGTAATTCCCTGGGCGACAGAGTTCGTAGACGACGGCCGCTTCAGGGTGCTCGCCGACGGATCGATGTTTTTTCTCGCCTGGGAGGCGGCGTCGACGGCGGTTCTCTATCACGTCACAGCTCCGGGCGTGCAGCGGCGGCTGGGTGTCGTGCCTCGCCCCATCACCGGCCTCTCGGTCTCCGACGATCTCAAGCGCGCGGTGGTATTCACGGAGGACTACTTCGGCGACGCCTGGATAAGCCGGGTGACCGGGCGGTGA
- a CDS encoding DinB family protein, which produces MNFDLNASLEVLARTPPALHALLSGLETRWTLPNEGADTFSPFDVVGHLIDGEETDWITRARIVLAKGPDITFERYDRFRHRERNAGRSLDSLLDEFSRLRTANLALVQSWQLQQADLDLPGLHPVLGSVILSQLFAAWVVHDLGHIAQISRVMAKQYRDATGPWERFLPVLTDHEQPRS; this is translated from the coding sequence ATGAACTTCGATCTCAATGCTTCACTGGAAGTGCTCGCGCGTACTCCCCCCGCCCTTCACGCATTGTTGAGCGGACTTGAAACACGATGGACGCTGCCAAACGAAGGCGCCGATACGTTCAGCCCGTTTGACGTCGTCGGGCACCTCATTGACGGCGAAGAAACCGACTGGATTACTCGCGCGCGGATTGTTCTGGCAAAAGGCCCCGACATAACCTTCGAACGTTACGACCGCTTTCGTCATCGCGAACGGAACGCAGGCCGGTCGCTGGACTCGCTCCTCGATGAGTTTTCAAGGCTTCGCACGGCGAATCTTGCGCTGGTGCAGTCGTGGCAATTGCAACAGGCAGATCTCGATCTTCCTGGCCTGCATCCCGTGCTCGGCAGCGTAATCCTCAGTCAGTTGTTCGCGGCGTGGGTCGTTCACGATCTCGGGCACATCGCGCAAATATCGCGCGTGATGGCCAAGCAGTATCGGGATGCTACAGGCCCGTGGGAGCGTTTTCTACCAGTTCTGACCGACCACGAACAGCCTCGGTCCTAA
- the paaC gene encoding 1,2-phenylacetyl-CoA epoxidase subunit PaaC, translating into MSDSLFEYLLRLADDRLVLGHRLSEWCGHGPILEEDIALANISLDLIGQATLMLKLAGEVEGKGRDEDALAYFREAVDFRNLQLVELPNGDYAYTIVRQFLFDAYSYHVLEQLQQSSHAELAGIAAKGFKEARYHVRHSSEWMLRMGDGTEESHARAQKALDDIWRFTPEMFGADAIDEEMLAGGVGSDLRAIKPKWDSVVTDVVTRATLAVPADSAMIGGGRKGRHTEYLGHMLSEMQIVARSHPGAEW; encoded by the coding sequence TTGAGCGACTCGTTATTCGAGTACCTGCTGCGTCTCGCGGATGACCGGCTCGTGCTGGGACACCGGCTCTCCGAGTGGTGCGGGCATGGGCCGATCCTCGAGGAAGACATTGCGCTTGCAAATATCTCGCTCGACCTGATAGGCCAGGCGACGCTGATGCTGAAGCTCGCCGGCGAAGTCGAGGGCAAGGGGCGGGATGAGGATGCGCTGGCATACTTCCGCGAGGCGGTGGATTTCCGGAACCTGCAGCTTGTTGAGCTTCCGAACGGCGATTACGCGTACACGATCGTGCGGCAGTTCCTGTTCGATGCGTACAGTTATCATGTGCTCGAGCAGCTTCAGCAGAGCTCACACGCGGAGCTGGCGGGTATTGCCGCGAAGGGATTCAAGGAAGCGAGGTACCACGTGCGTCACAGCAGCGAGTGGATGTTGCGGATGGGCGACGGTACAGAGGAGAGTCATGCCCGCGCGCAGAAGGCGCTCGATGATATATGGCGATTCACACCTGAGATGTTCGGCGCGGATGCGATCGATGAAGAGATGCTCGCCGGCGGTGTCGGATCCGATCTTCGTGCAATCAAGCCAAAGTGGGATAGCGTTGTGACGGATGTCGTGACTCGCGCGACGCTCGCCGTCCCCGCCGACTCGGCAATGATTGGCGGCGGCCGCAAGGGACGTCACACCGAGTACCTCGGTCACATGTTGAGTGAGATGCAGATCGTGGCGAGATCGCATCCCGGTGCGGAGTGGTGA
- the paaB gene encoding 1,2-phenylacetyl-CoA epoxidase subunit PaaB, translated as MAQSDHASAPSGGSQWPLWEVFTQKTGGVPHEHAGSVHASDAETALQNARDVYARRGGVVSLWVVPSNEIVASKSEDAGPLFDPGADKIYRHPQFYKIPRGLKGF; from the coding sequence ATCGCGCAGAGCGACCACGCTTCAGCGCCGAGCGGTGGAAGCCAGTGGCCGTTGTGGGAGGTTTTCACTCAGAAGACCGGCGGGGTTCCGCATGAGCACGCGGGGAGCGTGCATGCGTCGGACGCGGAGACGGCGCTGCAGAACGCGCGCGATGTGTATGCGAGGCGTGGTGGAGTGGTCAGTCTATGGGTAGTTCCGTCGAACGAGATAGTGGCGTCGAAGAGTGAAGACGCCGGCCCGTTGTTCGACCCGGGGGCGGACAAGATTTATCGTCATCCGCAGTTCTACAAGATTCCGCGCGGCCTGAAAGGATTTTGA
- the paaA gene encoding 1,2-phenylacetyl-CoA epoxidase subunit PaaA, with protein sequence MNQQLPSPSEEALNRAFEARIDAGETIEPKDWMPDRYRTQLIRMMSQHAHSEIVGMLPEGNWITRAPSLKRKMSLIAKVQDEAGHGLYIYCGAETLGVDRSELVDQLLSGKAKYSSIFNYPTLSWADMGVIGWFVDGAAIVNQTVLAKASYGPYARAMIRICKEENFHKKQGYEIIATLARGTPAQKAMAQDAVNRWWWPSLQMLGPSDKDSPNTAELIKWRVKRKTNDELRQRFIDLTVPQAEAVGLTLPDPDLKYNPETEHYDFGAIDWDEFWAVVKGNGPCNRERLQARRDAHENGRWVREAAEAYAAKHERAAQASAA encoded by the coding sequence ATGAACCAGCAGTTACCCAGCCCCAGCGAGGAAGCACTCAATCGCGCCTTCGAGGCTCGCATTGACGCAGGCGAGACAATCGAACCGAAAGACTGGATGCCCGACCGCTACCGCACCCAGCTTATCCGGATGATGTCGCAGCACGCGCATTCCGAAATAGTCGGCATGCTGCCCGAGGGCAACTGGATTACCCGCGCGCCTTCGCTCAAACGGAAGATGTCGCTCATCGCCAAGGTGCAGGATGAAGCGGGTCATGGCCTCTATATCTACTGCGGCGCCGAGACGCTGGGAGTCGATCGTTCGGAGCTCGTCGATCAGCTTCTTTCGGGGAAAGCGAAGTATTCGAGCATCTTTAATTACCCGACGTTGTCGTGGGCTGACATGGGCGTGATCGGCTGGTTCGTGGACGGTGCGGCGATCGTGAATCAAACGGTGCTCGCCAAGGCCTCATATGGTCCGTACGCGAGGGCGATGATCCGGATTTGCAAGGAAGAGAATTTCCACAAGAAGCAGGGCTATGAGATCATTGCCACCCTTGCCCGTGGCACTCCGGCGCAGAAGGCGATGGCTCAGGACGCAGTGAACCGGTGGTGGTGGCCGTCGCTCCAGATGCTCGGGCCCAGCGATAAGGATTCGCCGAATACCGCCGAGTTGATCAAATGGCGCGTTAAGCGGAAGACGAACGACGAGTTGCGACAGCGGTTCATCGATCTAACCGTGCCGCAGGCAGAGGCTGTGGGGCTGACGCTCCCCGATCCCGATCTGAAATACAATCCCGAAACCGAGCATTACGATTTCGGCGCGATCGACTGGGACGAGTTTTGGGCGGTGGTTAAGGGTAACGGTCCGTGCAATCGCGAGCGGTTGCAGGCGCGGCGGGATGCGCACGAAAACGGGCGGTGGGTGCGTGAAGCCGCTGAGGCGTACGCGGCTAAGCACGAGCGTGCGGCGCAGGCGAGCGCGGCGTAG